From a single Miscanthus floridulus cultivar M001 chromosome 8, ASM1932011v1, whole genome shotgun sequence genomic region:
- the LOC136471480 gene encoding probable F-box protein At4g22030, with translation MAAALQAQRLFLTASTSSSSPLTTRPPRRTTAAAPCRAGLRVPSGVQTTTASSSSIPADGGLGGIKLDWIDVTTSTSSIGSPLADRNTAVDKLRAVAEAAADRAEMHDIIGRQRDNWNHLLLHSTNSLTLAASVMAALAPAAPATVAALKASAGVLLATAAVTMAAVNRVQPSQLAEEQRNSTRLWRQLERDVHATLELRHAAELTQADVQDAMDRVLALDAAYPLPLLPGMLEKFPKAVEPARWWPRRRPHQQPKSSSTTTRSRSFGRRSVNTKTTTGNGWSQELEEEMRGLLRVLRAKDEHQYLTVGKLVLSINRGLAVAGPALAGTAAVAAAFIGTGDGASSAWASGAAAACGALAACVNTVEHGAQLGMLFELLRNCAGFYRKVQEDIEAALGEADVERRENGEVFRTKVALLLGRDAAELRQFRRMASASVKDDDIKDYAGKLF, from the coding sequence atggcggcggctcTCCAGGCACAGCGCCTCTTCCTGACGGCCTCCACCTCCTCGTCCTCGCCACTCACGACGCGGCCGCCGCGCCGGACCACCGCTGCCGCCCCCTGCCGCGCCGGCCTGCGCGTGCCGTCCGGCGTCCAGACAACAaccgcgtcgtcgtcgtccatcCCGGCGGACGGCGGTCTCGGCGGCATCAAGCTGGACTGGATCGACGtcaccaccagcaccagcagcatCGGCTCCCCCCTCGCCGACCGCAACACGGCGGTCGACAAGCTCCGCGCGGTGGCGGAGGCCGCGGCGGACCGCGCGGAGATGCACGACATCATCGGGCGGCAGCGGGACAACTGGAACCACCTGCTGCTCCACTCCACCAACTCGCTGACGCTGGCGGCCTCCGTGATGGCCGCGCTGGCGCCCGCCGCGCCGGCCACCGTGGCcgcgctcaaggcctcggcgggTGTCCTCCTCGCCACAGCCGCCGTCACCATGGCCGCCGTCAACAGGGTGCAGCCGTCGCAGCTCGCCGAGGAGCAGCGCAACTCCACGCGCCTCTGGAGGCAGCTGGAGCGCGACGTCCACGCCACGCTGGAGCTGCGGCACGCCGCGGAGCTGACCCAGGCCGACGTGCAGGACGCCATGGACAGGGTGCTGGCGCTGGACGCCGCGTACCCGCTGCCGCTGCTCCCGGGGATGCTGGAGAAGTTCCCCAAGGCCGTGGAGCCCGCGCGGTggtggccgcgccgccgcccgcaCCAGCAGCCGAagagcagcagcaccaccacccGGTCCAGGAGCTTCGGCCGCCGCAGCGTCAATACCAAGACCACCACCGGCAACGGGTGGAgccaggagctggaggaggagatgCGCGGCCTGCTGCGCGTGCTTCGAGCCAAGGACGAGCACCAGTACCTAACGGTGGGGAAGCTGGTCCTGTCCATCAACCGCGGCCTCGCCGTGGCGGGGCCCGCGCTGGCCGGCACCGCCGCGGTAGCCGCAGCCTTCATCGGGACCGGCGACGGCGCTTCATCTGCCTGGGCGTccggcgccgcggcggcgtgCGGCGCGCTGGCGGCCTGCGTGAACACGGTGGAGCACGGGGCGCAGCTGGGCATGCTGTTCGAGCTGCTGCGCAACTGCGCCGGGTTCTACCGCAAGGTGCAGGAGGACATCGAGGCGGCGCTGGGGGAGGCCGACGTGGAGCGGAGGGAGAACGGGGAGGTGTTCCGGACCAAGGTCGCGCTGTTACTGGGACGGgacgcggcggagctccggcagtTCAGAAGGATGGCGTCGGCGTCGGTGAAGGATGACGATATCAAGGACTACGCCGGGAAGCTTTTCTGA